From the Synergistaceae bacterium genome, one window contains:
- the rpsM gene encoding 30S ribosomal protein S13 — protein MARLAGVDLPRDKRIEVALTYIFGVGPVVAKQIIEATGINPDTRVKDLTEGEEQKLRVELENNHAVEGDLRREIAMNIKRLTDVGCYRGLRHRQGLPVRGQKTKTNARTSKGPRKAVAGKKKVTK, from the coding sequence ATGGCTCGTTTAGCCGGTGTTGACTTGCCGCGCGACAAAAGAATTGAGGTGGCCCTCACGTACATATTCGGAGTTGGTCCCGTTGTCGCGAAGCAAATCATAGAGGCAACTGGAATTAATCCCGATACGAGGGTTAAAGACCTTACTGAAGGTGAAGAACAGAAATTGCGCGTTGAACTTGAGAACAACCATGCAGTGGAAGGCGATTTGCGTCGTGAAATAGCGATGAACATTAAACGTCTTACTGATGTAGGTTGCTACCGTGGTCTTAGACATCGCCAGGGACTCCCTGTTCGAGGACAGAAGACAAAGACAAACGCCCGCACATCAAAAGGCCCAAGAAAGGCCGTTGCAGGCAAGAAAAAAGTAACGAAGTAA
- the rpsK gene encoding 30S ribosomal protein S11, giving the protein MAKRVQRSRKRKEKKNVSYGVAHVFSTFNNTIVTLTDKQGNALSWASGGNVGFKCARKSTPYAAQMSAAEAAKVAQDHGVVEIDVIVKGPGPGRESAIRSLQAAGLQVNVIGDATPIPHNGCRPPKRRRV; this is encoded by the coding sequence GTGGCTAAGCGTGTACAACGATCTCGTAAACGTAAAGAGAAAAAGAACGTAAGTTATGGTGTTGCTCATGTGTTTTCAACATTTAACAACACAATAGTGACACTTACAGACAAACAAGGAAATGCACTATCTTGGGCTTCAGGTGGAAACGTGGGTTTTAAGTGCGCACGTAAATCTACACCTTACGCAGCACAGATGTCTGCTGCAGAGGCAGCAAAAGTTGCTCAAGACCATGGTGTAGTTGAGATAGACGTAATAGTTAAAGGACCCGGACCGGGCCGTGAATCTGCAATTCGATCGCTCCAGGCGGCCGGGCTACAGGTAAACGTGATAGGTGATGCTACTCCGATTCCACATAATGGATGCCGTCCTCCAAAACGGCGCCGCGTGTAG
- the rpsD gene encoding 30S ribosomal protein S4 — translation MSRYTGPVCRLCRAEGTKLFLKGDRCYTAKCAFTKRNARPGQHGTRRTKMSVYGLHLREKQKLRRFYSLNETQFALLYKRAEKMAGQSGHNFLQLLERRIDNIVYRLGFAVSRSQARQLVRHGHFLVNGKRLDIPSALLSVNDVITVGESSKDINLIKENVEASAARTIPGWLSVNPEKMSGTVVSIPIRDQIDVPVDEQLVVEFYAR, via the coding sequence ATGAGCAGATACACAGGACCTGTTTGCCGCCTTTGTCGTGCAGAAGGTACAAAGCTCTTTTTAAAAGGAGATCGCTGTTATACGGCAAAATGTGCTTTTACAAAGCGTAATGCAAGACCGGGACAGCACGGAACTCGTCGAACGAAGATGAGTGTTTATGGTCTTCACCTAAGAGAAAAGCAGAAACTTCGTCGTTTTTACTCTCTCAACGAAACTCAGTTTGCGTTGCTTTATAAGAGAGCAGAAAAAATGGCCGGACAGTCTGGTCACAACTTCCTACAGCTTCTGGAACGCCGCATAGACAATATTGTCTATCGTCTTGGCTTTGCAGTAAGCCGTAGCCAGGCTCGTCAGCTCGTTCGCCACGGACATTTCTTGGTAAACGGCAAAAGACTTGATATTCCTAGCGCACTTCTTAGCGTCAACGACGTTATTACCGTAGGTGAAAGCAGCAAGGATATCAATTTAATCAAAGAAAACGTGGAAGCTTCAGCTGCCAGAACAATTCCAGGATGGCTTAGCGTCAATCCTGAAAAGATGTCCGGTACTGTTGTCTCTATTCCAATTCGCGACCAGATCGATGTTCCTGTTGATGAACAGCTTGTCGTTGAATTCTATGCCCGTTAG
- the infA gene encoding translation initiation factor IF-1 produces MGKEELIEVKVMVVEPLPNAMFRVELENGHKILAHVSGKMRMHFIKIIPGDRVLLQLSPYDLTRGRITYRYK; encoded by the coding sequence ATGGGCAAAGAAGAATTAATAGAAGTAAAGGTTATGGTAGTAGAGCCGTTGCCAAACGCCATGTTCCGAGTAGAACTGGAAAACGGTCACAAAATATTGGCTCATGTCTCGGGTAAAATGCGTATGCATTTCATAAAAATAATACCCGGCGACCGTGTGCTTTTACAACTTTCGCCGTACGATTTAACCCGTGGGCGAATCACATACAGATATAAGTAA
- the rpmJ gene encoding 50S ribosomal protein L36 codes for MKVRPSVKPICEYCRIIKRHGVVRVICSKNPRHKQRQGARR; via the coding sequence ATGAAAGTAAGACCGTCAGTGAAACCTATTTGTGAGTATTGTAGAATTATCAAACGCCATGGTGTTGTACGGGTAATTTGTAGCAAAAATCCCCGTCATAAACAGCGCCAAGGAGCAAGGAGGTAA